GGAGCTGCTTATGCGCAGTCGGAGCGAGCTGGATCTGACGAACCAGGCCGATGTTAACGCCTTTTTCCAAGACCAGCGGCCGGACGGCGTCATCCTTGCAGCCGCCAAGGTCGGCGGGATCATGGCGAACAACACTTATCCGGCTGATTTCATTTATGAGAACCTGATGATCCAGTCGAATGTGATTCATCAGGCGCATGTGGCAGGGGTGAACAGGTTGCTGTTTCTGGGCAGCTCCTGCATCTATCCAAAGCTTGCGCCGCAGCCCATGGCCGAGAACGCGTTGCTGACGGGGACGCTGGAGCCGACGAACGAGCCATACGCAATCGCGAAGATCGCCGGGATCAAGCTGTGCGAGAGCTACAATCGACAGTACGGACGCGACTATCGCAGTGTCATGCCAACGAACCTTTACGGGCCGGGCGACAATTTCCACCCTGAGAACTCACACGTTCTGCCCGCGTTGATGCGGCGCTTCCACGAGGCGAAGCGAGATGGCTTGTCAGACGTAGTGATCTGGGGCACGGGGACACCCAAGCGCGAATTTCTCCATGTTGATGATATGGCGTCGGGATCGCTCTACGTGTTCGATCTGGATCGTGAGACGTTCGAGCGCGAGACGGAACCGATGCTTGGCCATATCAATGTCGGGACGGGGGAGGATATCGCCATTCTCGACGTCGCGTATATGATCGCCGAGGTCGTTGGGTTCGACGGAGACATCAAGACCGATCCGACGAAACCCGATGGCACACCGCGGAAGCTGATGGACGTCACTCGCTTGCAGCGGCTGGGCTGGAAAGCGCAGATTGGGCTGAAACAGGGTCTTTCAGAGACCTATGAGTGGTTTCTGAAGCAAGAGGGCGATCTGCGCGTGGCCTGACCACAACGCGAAGCATTTCCGCCATTCGCCAAAGCCGAATTCTGAACAAGGTCCTGATTGCGCGCCACTTGGCCGTGGGGTCTAACAACGCCTTTGACCTCAAAATGATGACCGTATGAACCACCGCCGAAAGTGGCATTGCGAGTGAGCGAAGCACCCATGCGGTGGTACCTTTTCCGGCAGCCAGATGTAGCGCGTAGCTCTCCCGCGTCAGACGATCCCATTTTGCACAGAGATCATTCCACGTTTGCCGGGCCGGGTGGGTCACCCGTGCGTTCGGTGCGAATTGCAGGCTGAACCCTTGCGCGTGAGCCCGGTGGCACCAGTCCTTGTCCTCTGACACGCCTTCGTGAAATGGGCCGACCTGCTCGAACACATGCCTGTGGGTCGACAGATTCGCCGTGACGGAAAACCGCCTTTTGGCGATGTAGTCCCGCTGATTGAAGGCGAACACCTTCTCGAATGCCTCGGGGCCGCTGGGGTCCGGTGTTGTCGATACCCGCACGTCGCCGCCGATCAGATCAGTAGTTTCAAGCGCTGCGATATGGGCGGAGATGAAGTGTTCGTGCGGCATGCAGTCGCAATCAAGAAACAACAGCAGCTTTGCCTTAGACTTATTTGCGCCAAGATTGCGCGCATGCGCGGCCCCTGGTCGTGGCTCCGACAAGAAGTGAACGCTTGGGAAACCGCGCTTGAACTTCGGCGTCAGTGTTTCGCGGCCGCTATCGACGACCAATACTTCCGTACTTCGCGCATCGGCGCAGCGCATCAGGGCTATCAGGCAGGTGCGGAGGGCAACCGGATCGCGGTAATGCGGAATAATGATCGATGCCTTGTGTGACATCATCGCGTGCCGACTTGCTGAGCAGGGACGCCGGCCATGATCGCGCGATCCGGCACCGACCCACGTATCACGGCGCCCGCTGCGATAATCGAGCCGTGGCCAAGGGACGATCCGGACAAGATGATGGCCCCGGCACCGATCCACACGTCATCGCCAATCGTGACGTCGGCCTCGTCCATGCCTTGCTCGGTCACGGGTGATCCGTCGCGAAATCGGTAATTGGCGGCGGTGATCGTCACGTTGGGACCAAGCAACAGATCGTTTCCCACAGTGATCCGCCCGTTGCGTGGTCCCGCCCAGATGATGCATCGCGTGCCAATATGGGCGCGGTCGCCGAGCACAATCCGTTCGGCATGGGCGAATTCGCATGTGGGGCTAATTGCGACACCCGGGCCGTGGCGAAGTCTCCGACGGGGGATCGCATGGGTCTGGTTGAGGTGGTTCAGAACGCGCAACGCATGGAGATAGGCGCGCGGGTCGAAAACGGATAAGAGTAGGCGTACGCCACGCGCGGTCTTGGTCGGACGCGGCTTGTGGGCCGGGGCGAGCGATGCGGAGATATCAGCCACGAAACGAGGCCCCGGGCACCTCTGCAAAGCGGCATCGGTTCAGCACCACGCCGAGCGGCTCGCAAGTGTCGGCAATCTGGCGCTCCGCCCAATCAATGTCTTCAAGCGTCGATCGATCTGCATGGCCGATCAGAAGCGCGCAATCAACTAAAGATAGCCCCGCCAATGCGGCGTCCGAAGGCCGCAGCGACGGGAGGTCGAACACCATCAGGTCTGGAGCGTACTCCGCGTCGATATAGTCGAGCAGGTTCCGGGTCTTGGTACTCGCAAGATGCTCTGTTGCATCTTCAATCGGCGACGCGTTCAGACTGAGGCCAAGGGACGAGCCGTAGCGCAGGCAGGTGCTGTCGAAGTTCCGCCGATGCCCCGCAAGCGCCGAGAAGCGCGGGCCGGTTTGCGTGAGACCGAACATATGGATCAGCGAGGGCGACCGCAGGTCCAGATCGAACACCATCACGCGCAAATCCGTGTGGCGGGCAAGGCTCAGCGCAAGGTTTGCAACGATTGTCGAGCTGCCACAGCCGGGCGTCGGCGAGGTTAACGCGAGTTTGCGATGCCCCTGCGCGGCCATGTGCTGCAGAATTCGGGTGCGAAGCTGGTCGAACGGTTCCGCCGTGGGATTTGGCGACTGCGTCACGATGTTATGGCGCTGCAAGCTGACCGGGTCGACTTCGGCAGGGGTGAGGCGCGCCCAGGCGTGTTCCGGGTCGGTGAGGCCAAGGCTAAAGGACTGCTCTGGCAGCGTCCGCTCTGCCTCGCGGATAATCTCGTTCGGGTGGGTGATTTGTTCCATTTCGAGCTCCTAAGCGAGACTGGGTCCGAGGTCGGGTAGCGTGGCGAAAGGCGCGATCCCCAGACCGCGCGCGAGGTCGCGTGGGCGACGAACCCGGCGGTCTAACTTGAACCGCATCGCGATCAGCCCGATGGCGGCAAGAGCCGATATCCCGAGAATTGCGATACGGGCTGCGAGCAGCTTCTTCGCCGATATCTCCGGCTGTGCCGTTGCGTCCTCGATTACGTTGAATGGCCTGAAGCTTGCATCGCCCTTCAGGCGTGCTTCGGCGAGGGCATCCTGCGCGCGCAGATGCGCGGCGCTTGCAATCGCGACCTGAGCCTCCAGGTCTGCCCTTTGCCGCTCATCATCCTGAGCGCGCGCAAGTGCTGTTGTGGCCGAGGCGACCCGGTCCTCTAAATCGGCGAGGATCGGTGCGGTTGGTTGGGCCGTCCCATGTTCGATCTGCGCGTTCAAAAGCTTGATGGCGGGATGTTGATCCGAGTAGAGCGCGCGCGCATTCGCCAGCTCCTGCGTCAGTTTCTGGATTTCCGGGGACTGGATTATCTTGATCTGTTTTGCGCTTTCGAGCTCTCGTCTCAGAGCATCGAGCTGAAGCGACAGTTCCTCCGGTG
The nucleotide sequence above comes from Litoreibacter ponti. Encoded proteins:
- a CDS encoding exopolysaccharide biosynthesis protein, which gives rise to MEQITHPNEIIREAERTLPEQSFSLGLTDPEHAWARLTPAEVDPVSLQRHNIVTQSPNPTAEPFDQLRTRILQHMAAQGHRKLALTSPTPGCGSSTIVANLALSLARHTDLRVMVFDLDLRSPSLIHMFGLTQTGPRFSALAGHRRNFDSTCLRYGSSLGLSLNASPIEDATEHLASTKTRNLLDYIDAEYAPDLMVFDLPSLRPSDAALAGLSLVDCALLIGHADRSTLEDIDWAERQIADTCEPLGVVLNRCRFAEVPGASFRG
- a CDS encoding acyltransferase, coding for MADISASLAPAHKPRPTKTARGVRLLLSVFDPRAYLHALRVLNHLNQTHAIPRRRLRHGPGVAISPTCEFAHAERIVLGDRAHIGTRCIIWAGPRNGRITVGNDLLLGPNVTITAANYRFRDGSPVTEQGMDEADVTIGDDVWIGAGAIILSGSSLGHGSIIAAGAVIRGSVPDRAIMAGVPAQQVGTR
- a CDS encoding glycosyltransferase family 2 protein: MSHKASIIIPHYRDPVALRTCLIALMRCADARSTEVLVVDSGRETLTPKFKRGFPSVHFLSEPRPGAAHARNLGANKSKAKLLLFLDCDCMPHEHFISAHIAALETTDLIGGDVRVSTTPDPSGPEAFEKVFAFNQRDYIAKRRFSVTANLSTHRHVFEQVGPFHEGVSEDKDWCHRAHAQGFSLQFAPNARVTHPARQTWNDLCAKWDRLTRESYALHLAAGKGTTAWVLRSLAMPLSAVVHTVIILRSKALLDPTAKWRAIRTLFRIRLWRMAEMLRVVVRPRADRPLASETTHRSLKDPVSAQSALSSPAAASE
- the fcl gene encoding GDP-L-fucose synthase; translation: MRIFVAGHRGMVGGAICRALQARDGVELLMRSRSELDLTNQADVNAFFQDQRPDGVILAAAKVGGIMANNTYPADFIYENLMIQSNVIHQAHVAGVNRLLFLGSSCIYPKLAPQPMAENALLTGTLEPTNEPYAIAKIAGIKLCESYNRQYGRDYRSVMPTNLYGPGDNFHPENSHVLPALMRRFHEAKRDGLSDVVIWGTGTPKREFLHVDDMASGSLYVFDLDRETFERETEPMLGHINVGTGEDIAILDVAYMIAEVVGFDGDIKTDPTKPDGTPRKLMDVTRLQRLGWKAQIGLKQGLSETYEWFLKQEGDLRVA